Sequence from the Rutidosis leptorrhynchoides isolate AG116_Rl617_1_P2 chromosome 3, CSIRO_AGI_Rlap_v1, whole genome shotgun sequence genome:
ATGCCTTTTTTATGATTTATCTAAAGCCGGCTCTTAAGGGCTGTTGTTGTCGTTAACGTGTATAAAGGTATTGAACAATTAAGTAACCACAACATATTATCTATGCGAGTTAACAACAATATGTTAATCATTTAGCAAAAGTGTATTCAAGTTTTCATCCACAAAATCTTTATTAATGTAATATGAAAAAGGTTGAAGGCAATTGAAACTATATGTTTCCATGTTAATCATCGCTGAGAACGTTATAGTTTGATGTTATGACTTTTTAATTCAGTAAAAGTTAAATGAAATATGTATATTATGTATTTTATAAGTTTGATTTTCAGAAAGGAAGATTAAAATGTACACATAAGCGACATGATTTTGTTATTGAAATTTAATATTTTTTGTGTTCACATGATTTAATTAATGAAACGGAAGGTAGAACTGGAAAATGTGTACTATTAGTTAACTATTGTCAGATAAGTATAACTCCATTGTCGTCCAGCGGTTAGGATATCTGGCTTTCACCCAGGAGACCCGGGTTCGATTCCCGGCAATGGAATATTTTTTAATCTTCAGAGGGCAAGTGAAATTTACTAAATTTCAATCAAAAAATGATGAACCATTTGCTCTAAGTTGATTACTCCCACAATATTCATTAATCATGCTTATTCTTTCTTGTTTTAGATTCTTTCATTACTTGgaataaaaaaaaaaaccaaacataTATGGTATATCCAAATGGTATTTgttaaattatattaacaaaaaacTGATTTGCAGGGGATAAATTGAATAATGTATAGTTATAGAAACTATAAGACATCAAGTTTATCAATGTCGAGTCTGTACACTTTATACTCAATTCAGATTCAGATGTATAAATTTTCTGTAATACATTTTACATGAACAATCTCAAAGAATTTACACCTACAGTGTGCATGAAAAATGGTGGTTTGTTTGCAACAAAAAACCGATAATCGATCTCTAGTTGAACAAATGTATCCTAACTGAACTCCTCCTTAACCATAACTCGAACATTACCATATTAAACGTATCGAAATCTACTGGTTTCTTATGCCACTGAAAATGCTTTTGTACTTTCAATACATTCGTATGCAATTTCAAGTACTCATCCGAATCAACCGTCTTTTTTAGTATTCTCTTAAGAAACGGAATATCTTGTGTTGAAATAACAACTGCGAAATCATTCCAATTCAATATATCCGCAAATGGCAGCTCATAATGGTCGGCTAATATAACAGGAACACAGCCGTAGTAGATTGCGTCACCTACACGAGCGGTGTTCACTTCAAAACCTTTGGCGTGAAGGCAAAACTTGCTTCCTAATAAAGACTCTGAGTAAGATGTTTTAAGACGGTTTTGATGAACGCGAATCTCTGTATCGTTGATCCATGTTTGTACCAAAAATTCACGCACCCTCGAGTTCATGGCTCCAGCGTAAAACGCAAGCGTTTCCCTGCAACATTCATGTTTATTAGTTAAATTGCCATAATTAGATAACACCGGAGGATATTAACAGAAACTATGACATTCTGCCCAGGGAAAAAAATTGAGGAAAGCCCTCGCGATTTGCAAGCGACTCCAGTTTTTCGATAAGGtaggtagaaggttttccctgttcgggttacccgggagAGCGAGTAATCCGATCACATATTCTGATGTACGCAGCCCAACAGGATTACTCCCCGAGTGTTTCCAACCCTTCTCTGGCCACCACAATATATTCGCTAGAcaggattcgaacctgagacccTTCAATAATGTGTGGAAAACTTTCGATCGTGTCCAAAAATTTATCGGTTATGACACAATTATACAATTGCGATTTGCAACTAAGCGACCTGACCTAGAAATCTCGGTCATTCGCAAATCGCAAGCCGAGAAATATCGATCGTGACCGATAAATTGTAGATCACGCCCAAAACTTTTTTGGTCATGACCGAAGAACAGCCAGTCGCAATTCACAAGATCCGTTGGCGAATTGCGATGAAATTTACgtagaatttttgtttttttttttttggcagaaTGTTATTGTTCGTTAAAAAAGGATGTTTCTGTTAATAGCCCTAAAACCAAACACACCTTAAGCGAAAATACCTTTTGGATGGGTGACGAGTCGGGCGGACTCCCGGTCTAGGCCATATTTGTGGTATAGATACATCTTTATGTGCACTGTACCCCTGCAGGAAATAACTCGAAGAACACACAGCTTGAATCGCATTGATTCTAACTTCGGGTGCTTTCTCCATCGCAGTCCTTCCAATAGAATGACACGCAACGTAGAAATGATCAGCGCCACCTGTGCGGTTCCAATACGGATATTTATGACTAATGCTTGAGATATAATCTTTGATGAAGTCTTTAATGCCACCCGTTCCAATTCGCTTATCATGTCTCATACTTGCAATGGAAAAAGGCAAGAAAAAAAGGTCTGCTTCAGATGGATCTGGTGTAACAAAATGACTCATTGAGAGCGCGATTTTGAAGTAGCTTTCGCTAGCGTAGTTGCCGCCTGGTGAACCGCTTGCGGGCAAGAGAACGTTGGCGAACGGGTCGGTTTTATCGTGTgggtaaatatatattttcatggttttgttcatttgtttgtagtTATCTAAGAAGTTATCTTTGTCATGGTACACTTCTTTGGCATTGGAAGGCTTTACTGAAACAAAGAAATTGACAAAAAGTCAAATAGATATCTACAGTTGGAATGCATAATTGCATATAACAAACTTGGGCCCAAATGCTGGACCCTTTGAACCCAAGCCCCTAAGTGGCCGAAATGTATATGTTAAATTGAGCATACTAACAACTAATTAGGGACAAAAGTGTAATTTTCCACAAGAAAAGCACGTGATGATAAAAAGTTGAAGGTGACCCAATAAACGGAAAATCATTTAatcatttaattgcatttttatgcAACCGAGTCCAAAATTTTTGAGAGGCCTcaaaatttataaaaaaacagtAATGCATTTATTTAAGTGATGATTTAATAAGGATAAGTGATGATTTAATAAGGAGCGGATATGATATGTTTTATTAACAAGACAAAATGATTTTAGCTTACAATATAAACTATCAGAATACAATATAAACTATCAGAACGTTAGTGATATCCTGGACAATATAAGACCTCTACCAGATAGGGAGATCTAAACTAAAGATAACCATAATATAGAAACTTGTAACTCTTTGAGTTATAAGGATTTAAGTTTTTTAATAAACCAGTTaaatttgaatttgtatgaaagaTATATGACAAGAATGGTGACAACTCGAAAAGTTTTGTGTGTCTTCACTATTTCGATCATGTCTCTTTTATACACACTCGGatctagtttattattattattattatttttgaatgcaagttgttggcatcgaatactctcatttgccacacACGCACGCGCTTTCAGGCAGGAACCTGAACCACATTACAGGGATCCAAACCTTATACCATCCCGAGAGGCAGGCGGTTAAACATGGGTCCCGAATACTGGTCGGTAAAACCTTCTTGGGGCAATTcggctttcaggaaataaatcccacgaatatttttaaggggagagactcgaacttgagacctccccaccCCCATCCCAATGCACCAGTGCAAATGGGTGAACCACTGGACCACAAGGGTGGGTTCTCGGATCTAGTTAATGTAAAAAGTTTAAACGTTCATAATTTAAAAAATAATGAGTTAGCCCTGATTATCACACATATTATAGTATATTTAAATAAAATCACAATAGCCGGAAACTAAACGTGGCATGGAATTTGATTAAATTAAGCTATTTATTCATCATGAATAATAATATGTAGAGAAATGATATGTTTACATTGATTTTAGGTAATTTTGTTCATAATATAACTTGTTCCAAAAAAAATTTGAGTTTATCATTCCTCTTATTATTATTGACGTTTGCATCATTATATTTACTTTCAGAGCACATTTGtatatttgataaatatataattggaaataataagtaTACGTAGTTATTATATTCAATCAAACACCTTAATTATTAATTGAATTGATATTTATAGGCCCATCAAAACATATGGCCATAACTTGTTACTGTAAAACATAGCATTGACTAATCAAATTATTAGCCCTGAACTTTGATTTTACATGGTCAAAATCTGGAATGTTATACCAAACTTGTAACATGAATACATAATACTTTTTAAATATGTAATATTTTAATCTTTTGGAATCCTCCAGCTTTAGACTTGGTGTGAATAATTTTAAGCAGAAAAGACGCATATAAACCTTATGTCAAttttttaattacttatgataaatcaGTAACAATTGAGAAAAAAACAATCTTTCTTTTGCCTTAAACTTTGATGATAAATAACTTTTTGCCCCTGTGAAATACCTTTAAAACTATCTTCATAATTATGAAGATAGATAAACTATGCTCTTTTTACTTAAAAACTGCCGAGAAGTAATTTTATTATATATCTATGAGCAAGAAAGTTTTCTAGTTCATGTTATCTGAATCTAATGAATATTTTTACTTATATATAGTCTACCACTTTTATTAATTCCCTGTTTAATCCTTTTCAATCATAAGATTCATCTATCTAATTAAGCATATCAATTCTCATAATATTCTAAACGACGTAGTATTACCTTTTGAGGGTATAGAATCTTTGGCTGCTGGTTTACCTCCCTCGTGCACCACCAATACATGACTAATATTTGCCGTCACAACTTGTCCACCATCTCTTTCTGACGAAACACCGTTGACACCGAGCATATCATCGTTGACTAAGGGACGTTCAACATCGTCTTTTAATATCCGAACATAGTCATCGTATTGACCATGTGTCAAGATATGATCATGATTAAAGACTACTTTAGATTGATCAGATGATGGTTTCATAGCGAAAAGATCATGATCATGATCATCATGGTCATGATCATGTATCATCATTTTCGAGGTTGAAGGTATATATGTTATAAAAAACAAGGTTATTTTTAGCATAATCAAAGTCGATGATATCATAAAAAACAACCCTTTGAATGAAGCCGCCTTTATCACCATTGGAGCCATGTGTTGTGTATGTCAAATAATCGATCTATCTAGCTAGATCGTTATAGAGAGATCGAGATATATCGAATCAATATTTATACATTTTCTTTTATCCAACGGTTTAGGTTGTACGGATTTGGGACATAATTCACAAAATAACTTTTACGGAAACAGTTCTAAAagtggaaatgatgaaaaatatttgATTCTTAAGCAAAAAGGTTGTTTTTTCTTTGTTGGAAATATGGGTATATATTAATGGAGAGAGAGCATTGTGTCATCCCGAACTCAATTATTTAAAATAGATATTTAGTATTttaattcaagaaaattattttaacTATTCATGATAAATTTATGTAATCAGTTCAACAGTTAATTGATGATCTTAATTTATCTTTTATAATTAGTCATTCTACTATATATTttactaggttttgagcccgtaCGTTGCACGGCTACTCAAAACCGTCTCAAAATTCACATGGATAGACATAGATTTTATAGTCCTTATATAAAGAATTGTCATTTCTTCCTTGATGATGAAAAATAA
This genomic interval carries:
- the LOC139896120 gene encoding probable glycosyltransferase At5g03795, which encodes MAPMVIKAASFKGLFFMISSTLIMLKITLFFITYIPSTSKMMIHDHDHDDHDHDLFAMKPSSDQSKVVFNHDHILTHGQYDDYVRILKDDVERPLVNDDMLGVNGVSSERDGGQVVTANISHVLVVHEGGKPAAKDSIPSKVKPSNAKEVYHDKDNFLDNYKQMNKTMKIYIYPHDKTDPFANVLLPASGSPGGNYASESYFKIALSMSHFVTPDPSEADLFFLPFSIASMRHDKRIGTGGIKDFIKDYISSISHKYPYWNRTGGADHFYVACHSIGRTAMEKAPEVRINAIQAVCSSSYFLQGYSAHKDVSIPQIWPRPGVRPTRHPSKRETLAFYAGAMNSRVREFLVQTWINDTEIRVHQNRLKTSYSESLLGSKFCLHAKGFEVNTARVGDAIYYGCVPVILADHYELPFADILNWNDFAVVISTQDIPFLKRILKKTVDSDEYLKLHTNVLKVQKHFQWHKKPVDFDTFNMVMFELWLRRSSVRIHLFN